In Actinomycetota bacterium, the following are encoded in one genomic region:
- a CDS encoding flavodoxin family protein, with amino-acid sequence MRALALVCTLKQSPAASSTELLATQVLAEFDKLDVQTEVVRVVDHDVKPAVAIDMGGGDAWPELRAQLLRADILVLATPTWLGQQSSVCQRVLERLDAELSETDDEGRLLTYGKVAVAVVVGNEDGAHHVSAVLFQALNDVGFSLAAQAVTYWHDDVKGEYRDYQDLPASPAGVLQTNRTTATNAAHLARLLRAESYPPQSR; translated from the coding sequence CTGCGTGCGCTGGCGCTCGTCTGCACGCTGAAGCAATCGCCGGCCGCGTCGAGCACCGAACTGCTGGCCACTCAGGTCCTTGCGGAATTCGACAAACTGGACGTGCAGACCGAGGTGGTCCGGGTGGTGGATCACGACGTCAAGCCCGCCGTCGCGATCGACATGGGCGGCGGCGACGCGTGGCCCGAGCTTCGGGCCCAGCTGTTGCGGGCCGACATTCTCGTCCTGGCGACGCCGACATGGCTCGGACAGCAATCCAGCGTGTGCCAGCGAGTCCTCGAACGCCTTGACGCCGAACTGTCCGAGACCGACGACGAGGGCAGGCTCCTCACGTACGGCAAGGTCGCCGTGGCGGTGGTCGTGGGCAATGAAGACGGCGCCCACCACGTGAGCGCGGTCCTCTTCCAAGCGCTGAACGACGTCGGCTTCTCGCTAGCGGCGCAGGCCGTGACCTACTGGCACGACGACGTCAAGGGCGAGTACCGGGACTATCAGGACCTTCCCGCCAGTCCAGCGGGGGTCCTGCAGACCAACCGGACGACCGCGACCAACGCCGCCCACCTCGCCCGGCTGCTGCGAGCCGAGTCGTACCCGCCCCAGTCCCGCTGA